The genomic segment ATGGCCACCTTCTCCACAGGGAAAGTGAAAGGGTGGTCATTTTATTTTGTCAAGGCCCTTAGAGGTTTTCTTATAAATAGTGCCTTCTCAGACCTTCAGAGCTTTAGAAGTTCTTACTGGATTGATGTTCCAAGGGGACCTCAAGCCCCAGCTTGGCGTCCTGGCCTGTACAGGGCCCTTAGCTGCTTTCTTAAGTGAACTGTGTCcctctgtcttttccttcttgcAATGGACCAAAGCCTTCTCCTGCCCTTCTGGAATTAGCCCTCAGTGCTGTGAAGGGTTGTGAAGGGTTGGCTCCCCCATGACTGGGCCTGGTCCAGCCTCCCTTGTGCTCCGTCGGGCTTTCTCCACATGAAGCCCTTGAAGATCCTGCAGGGTGTCTCATGacctccttcatttctctttttctctgatgtCTGCCACTCTTACAAATTTCAGCCTAGTTGCCAATTCTGTATGGAATGCCTGATCCTGGGGCAGTAATGTTAAGAACAACACTGTTTGGGCACCTCACCGGCCCCACCACTTGCCCTGGGGGTTTGCTCAGAGTCACAGGGTGTCTTCATTCCTGgcacccccacccaccacaccCAGGCACTGTGGGCCAGCCCCTCTTCCAGGAAGAGATTtcgcatcttaaaaaaaattcagtctaaGGTGCAGATGGTAAAAAAATCACTCTTGAAGCACGTCTGATCACTCTGCTACCTCATCTGGGGCTCTCAGAGAATTAACTTATGGAGCAAACAAAACTTCTttagtttccttctctgctctctggaaTATTTTGCCAGTCACCAGGTGCTTGTCCGGGAGACTAAAAGCATCCTGTAGATTCACAggtgtttgtgttttattttggtttataatGAACTTAGATGCTTCATGTAGTCTTTTGTATGTTTCAAAATGATATGGGATGTAGTagcaaagggagggaaagaaaaccaaataaaagcAAGCCTCCCGCAGTCCTTGTGGGGAGGTGGTGCCATCATTGTTCAAGTTACATTGTGTCAAGTTACAGTTACCGAAGATGGAGAAGCTCTAGATATCTGCTGGCCTGTAGTTAACAACATGGTATTGTGTCCTCGAACATTTCTTAAGAGGGTAGATCtaatgttaagtgttcttaccacagaaacaaaaaataagacaaaggaaCACAAGAACACTTGCAGGTGACGGATGTGTCTATTACCTTGACTATGGTCACAGTGTCATGGGTGTGTGCACATGTTCGAACTCATCAAATTCTACACATTAAATACGTGCAGTTTTGGGATATCAATTATACTTCGGTAAAGGTGTAGAATAATGGAGTTAATTtcacctgaaaaagaaaaaagaaaggcagcaTGGCCCTTGGACAGATGCCCCCACCTGATTTCCTACCAGGACCACAGCTTTGTCCCAACATCAGCCATTTAATTCTGGAGGAGCAAGTAGCCCGTGATGCTGAGTATATACTGGATGGGTTTCCAAAATACAGCTGTGACATCATTCAACGCTTCAGGATAAAAATACCATCACACGTATTCTTTTCCCTTTCAGTTGTCTAGTTTCTCCTCTTGTGGCTTCCCCTACCCTTGAAATGTCCAAACACCCCAGGGGCACCCTTGCTCCATTGTTGGGACCTGTTCTGCTTCTACATGCCaagggggcagggagctggggtcTCACTCAGTTGTTCCCCTAGAGCAGCTGCTTCTCGTGGCTCTAAGGTGTGGCTGCTGAAGCCCGGCCATGCAATTTTAGGGTTGAACTTAGCCCACTGCTGCAGGGGCGTACTGCATGGGTAGGCTGGGTCCAGGTCCAGGCTTCAGTGGTGCCCATGTGGGGCCCTGGGGCTCTGTTGTTCTTTTCAGTTCATGTTGTCATGGTAACTGGGCTAACACGAAGCATGCAGGGGAGTCTGTATTTTGGAGGCCTTGTTaacctctcttcctcctttggtGCTTTGCTTGTGGTCATCCTTGTCTAATCTGAAACCCCTTTCGAACTGCCAATTTCGGGGATTATGATGGGAAAATGGGGAAAGGTATAGAGGAATTGGTGTCTCACTTCCTGAAAACCCTGGGATCCTTTTTGAAAATTGACCCAGTGATTAGATTTGCATCTCAGAACCACTTAGGGAGAGGTCTCCCTCCCCTTAGCCTCCTTCCCCCGTAGACTTAAAAAATCTTCTGTAAGTTGACACTCTGCTTGCCAAAACTAGGAAAAAGATGGAAACTTATttgttcaaacaaacaaaaacactaatttgaaaagatacatgcacccctgtatttattgcaaatagtattatttacaatagacaagacatggaagcagcGTAAGTTTCCAGTGACAGGTGAATGGATCagtaagatgtggtatatatttacaatgaatattattcagccatggaaaagaatgaaattttgccatttgtgacaacaaggATGGGCCTAGAGGGTCTTATGCTAAAGGCAATAAGTCAGTCTGAGAAGGataaataccataagatttcacttgtatgtggaatctaaaaaacaaaacaaatgaacaaacaaacaaaaatagaaacagtctcataaatacagagaacaaagtggtgttaccagaggggagggggtggggggatgggtgaactaggtgtCGGGAAATatgaggtacagacttccagttatagaataagtgagtcatgggaatgaaaagtacagcatagggaatagagtcaataatattgtagtatgTTGTATGGTCATAGGTGGTAACCACTCTTACTGTGCTGAACACTGAGTAACGTAGAGAATTGCAGGATCATTGTGTTGTATACCCGAAACGAATGTGTTGTATGACAACtacaattcaattaaaatttaaaatttgccaAATTCCCACCCCTGACGTCCAGTAGACAACTGTGCAAAAGATAGGAGACAAATCCCTGAAgtagaaatgtaaggaaaaatgttatcatataataaaaataatttcaaattaaaaacgAAGAAGGAGCAACAGCTCTGCCTCCCTGGTGCTCTTGTCCCTGTCCTACCAGggagcctgctctctctctgactcccCCCAGGGCGAGCTCGGGAAGGGCTGGGCTGTCTGCCCTGCTCCGGCTGCTTCCCCTGTCCTGCCAGggagcctgctctctctctgacgCCCCCCAGGGCGAGCTCGGGGAGGGCTGGGCTGCTTCCCCTGGGCCTGCCCAGCCAGCGGCTAGCAGgtacaaaggcaagggaagtgTTTGTCACGTTCCCTTTGTTCCTCACCATCGCTAAGAGGCTCAAGACCGTGCAAggctctctccccatctccagggATGGAACCCCTTTAGACCCAGAGTCTCCCACCCTTTGAAGCAGTGGCACTCCCCCTtacccccttctctccctgcctgtgcgGGGGTTCATTTCCCTCTTAGAGATGGTAGCTGGACAGAAAGTGCCTCACGAGGGCCCTCACAAGGGCAGGACACTCCTCATTACTGTCCACTCAGAGCCAGGGTCTGGGCTCACTCGGGCTCTAAACCCAGCTTGGTGGCTGCCATCCTGCCCCTTCAGGTTACCCTGCTCCGGCTTAAGCCCTGGGTGTGCCTCTTCCCACTTCTTGGGTGTGACTAAAAGAGTCATTTAGGTTGTCATGAGTACTTTCTTGggtaactttattttatttttcttttagcccttccaaaattataaaaaggtGTTTTACATGGGGAAACTGGACTCTTTTTGGTGatgctcctgaaactaatatgggTAATTctaaattttgatataatttcgATTTGATGTTATTTAATTTGATAATTccaaacttagagaaaaattgcaagtattttatttgagtttttttaaagattttatttatttgactgagagatagagagagcacaagtaggcagagtggcaggcagaggcagagggagaagcagactccccactgagcagggagcccgatgtgggactcgatcccaggaccctgggatcatgacctgagccgaaggcagatgcttaacgactcagccacccaggcgcccctgtgctcactttttaaaacacagagaCTTAAgttttttaaccaactgagccacccaggcgcccgagacttaagttttttagaacagtttttaaTTTATGGAAAAGTTGAGAAGACACTGTAGACAGCTCCCAAATACCTGCATACAATTTCCCCATGATTAATATCTTATATTAATATGATACATTTTTTACAGCTGATGAACCTTTCTTGATACATTATTATGAACTCAGTGCCCTTTCTCTGTTCCAGGAATACATGTCCACTTTGAtggtttttataattgttatcgTTTTTGTTGTAATAGACACTCAGCAAACGCCTCACCCCAGTCCTTCCTTTTCCAGGTAGGTGCCATCCAGATGGCAAAACCTGTTCTAGGGTTCCTGTTACTAGGGTTTCCTAGTAAAAGGCCACAGTTTAGCTCAGGGGACAGAGGTAAACCTGAAGGCTAGGTCCTGCCCCAGAGCTGAGGGCCCCTTGGGTGGGGTGGTGGGATTGGGGGTCTGTGTCAGGCTGATCAGGGGTGGCGTGTGCCATGGGAGCAATCTGGGGGACTCACATTGCAGTCAAAGCCACAGTTTGAAGTTTCTGTTGAGCAACAAACCATTGTCTAGCAATTGCTTCACGATGAATCAGAGATTTCTTCACTTGAGGCTGAAGGTGAAGCCTGGAACGCATTATAAAAACCTCCCTGGCTCAGTACTCCTCACCAGCACAGGCTTCTTGCTACATTTCCACTCTCCTGCACACTGAAGGGTAAGTGTCCTGTCCTTGGCTATGGGAGGTGCACAGGGTAGTGACTGCAGGCTGTTGGAAGCCACAACCTTCTGCTTACCAGAGCACCTCCGGACTGACTGCATTTTGGACTCCAGGAGACCAGCCCTTGCTGTGTTAGGTAGACCCAGTCTCAGGACATAGGGGTGGTGAAGGTGGAAGGGGCTGGTGACTGTCTGTAGGAGACCTGTGGCCAAAGTGCCATCACCTGGGGAAAGGGAACAGCCTGGCAAGCCACCAAACCCTTCCTGGGTCTGCTTGAGTGAACAGCACCCTCTGAATTATACTCCCTAGGAGATGGGGGGACATGGAACACTCTGGCAATGGGGGCTGATTCTTTTAGACTTTACACAGCAttacatgcccccccccccccccccccgcctatCTACAAATGACACATTCACCACAGATCAGAACAGAGAGAATGCAAAGCAGATGTCGGGGAAGTCATCCCTTGTGAGGAGAGAGGGGAATGGGGGCGGGTGGGAGAGGAACTGCCCCAGACCTCCCGTGTCTCCTGAAGGTTGAGAAGATGACTAAGCTGGAGGACCATCTGGAGGGGATCATCAATGTCTTCCACCAGTACTCAGTCCGAGTGGGGCATTATGACAAGCTTTCCAGGTGTGAGATGAAGAAGCTGATCACAAGGGAACTTCCAAACACCCTCAAGGTGGGTGATGCCCCTAGCATCCAAACTCGCCCACTGAATGGCTGGGCTGGGTTTGGCCCGAGGATGCTCTCTTGAGCTGTTGGACGGGgggtctgcctccctctctccataCCTCACTCTGGCACCTCAGGCTCTGTTCACCTCTCTCTCTGGGATTACTCCCTCACCTGTGGGGATCAGTGAGCTACAGAGACCTTCCAGGTCGAGACTTGTGTAGCTCTAGGGTAGCTCATGACAGCTGCTTCCCTCTGTCTTCTGTTTTGTCACGTTGGATTCTCCAACACGGTTTTGGTGAATGAGCCAATGTCCCTGGGCCTCCCTGAGCTGAGCTCTGACGGATG from the Halichoerus grypus chromosome 7, mHalGry1.hap1.1, whole genome shotgun sequence genome contains:
- the S100A12 gene encoding protein S100-A12, whose protein sequence is MTKLEDHLEGIINVFHQYSVRVGHYDKLSRCEMKKLITRELPNTLKNTKDQAAIDKIFQELDDDKDGEVDFGEFVSLIVRVLVTAHENIHQE